A single Oryctolagus cuniculus chromosome 18, mOryCun1.1, whole genome shotgun sequence DNA region contains:
- the LOC138846743 gene encoding ubiquitin carboxyl-terminal hydrolase 29-like has translation MESMNGYTEPDKTPSSNVCRVPSAETFTTEEGRGTTFPQQLLGKSPMFAKQGLPEKKDRKRKTTLSSSLDTDEGFLEENESVPNKKFKKDSLKDLEKDGSSKHGPSLRTASPGNSPLDETVLSPQSVSDKSLLLPLEPERAQDDPQHDQDQLCLDSHPEQLQQGFPNLGNTCYMNSILQSLYAIPSFADGLLGQGIPWENIPSDVLIMPLSMLLALKDICNLETSQDLLRDIKNAISAVAEIFSGNMQNDAHEFLCQCLDQLKGDFEKVNTIWKTRREAGDENSPPELFAGDAATKVFVCPVASNFEFELQDYVICKACGQVVVVIEPGNCISINLHPKPKASPLSLQNCFDLFFTTEECERLCETCNHKKAVVMHKFGRLPRVFIVHLKCYSLSDTYALMKDDQQILIPKYLSLSSNCNEDTRPPLPLDSNAPVLDPEVLNLTQEVNSERVSPCTSSVKLTWQSSDSSVLHVAPDENAEQNTPQRIWEARPKEQQQRDLVSALNLESKLGNARDREVREIEMLAAASVMDQGDISLLMICEDESNPINNPDRGLEEVCCQEEPENPEPKDDEKTSTLVELDFDHVSESSKDLCDYEKHKISEGLRGMVEQLHESVTKDIVGMEKTIAKVKEPKGSMQMGDALHSYRLISVISHRGNSPCAGHYISDVYDFQKQAWFTYSDLRVAEIPEAMVQEARLHSGYIFFYMHNDIFEALVSKAEKSQLTSQQEEVFLPGE, from the coding sequence ATGGAGAGCATGAATGGGTACACAGAGCCTGACAAAACTCCATCTTCCAATGTATGTCGTGTGCCAAGTGCTGAGACCTTTACtacagaagaaggaagaggaacaacGTTCCCCCAGCAGTTGCTGGGCAAATCGCCAATGTTTGCCAAACAAGGATTACCAGAAAAGAAAGataggaagagaaaaacaacactGTCGTCCAGTCTAGATACAgatgaaggcttcctggaagaaaatgAGAGTGTGCCTAacaagaaattcaagaaagattCCTTGAAAGATCTTGAAAAGGATGGAAGTTCGAAACATGGACCTTCCCTCAGGACCGCCTCTCCTGGAAATTCTCCCCTGGatgagactgttctttctcctcaGAGTGTGTCTGACAAAAGTCTGCTATTGCCATTGGAACCAGAACGAGCCCAGGACGACCCACAACACGATCAAGACCAATTGTGCCTTGACTCTCACCCAGAGCAACTGCAGCAGGGCTTCCCCAATTTGGGAAACACCTGTTACATGAACTCAATTTTACAGTCACTCTATGCAATTCCATCATTTGCTGATGGCTTACTAGGACAAGGTATTCCATGGGAGAACATTCCTTCTGACGTGCTTATCATGCCTTTAAGTATGTTGCTTGCTTTGAAAGATATTTGTAATCTAGAGACTAGCCAAGACCTACTCAGAGATATTAAAAATGCTatctcagctgttgcagaaatATTCTCGGGCAACATGCAGAACGATGCTCATGAATTCTTATGTCAGTGTTTAGACCAGCTGAAAGgtgattttgaaaaagtaaacaccaTTTGGAAAACGAGGAGGGAGGCGGGAGATGAAAATTCACCTCCAGAGTTGTTTGCTGGTGATGCTGCCACCAAAGTGTTTGTTTGTCCAGTTGCTTCCAATTTTGAATTTGAATTGCAGGACTACGTGATTTGCAAAGCCTGTGGTCAAGTTGTTGTCGTGATAGAGCCTGGTAATTGTATCTCCATCAACCTACACCCAAAACCAAAAGCATCTCCTTTGTCccttcaaaattgttttgatcTTTTCTTTACAACAGAAGAATGTGAGCGCCTCTGTGAAACGTGTAACCACAAGAAGGCTGTGGTGATGCATAAATTTGGCAGGCTACCCAGAGTCTTCATTGTTCATCTGAAATGCTACAGTTTGAGTGACACTTACGCGCTAATGAAGGATGACCAACAAattcttattcccaaatatttgagtTTATCCTCTAATTGCAATGAAGACACCAGACCACCACTTCCCTTGGATAGTAATGCACCTGTGTTGGACCCCGAAGTACTGAACCTCACCCAAGAGGTTAATTCTGAGAGAGTCAGCCCATGCACATCATCTGTGAAGCTGACCTGGCAATCCAGTGACTCTTCAGTTCTGCATGTGGCACCAGATGAAAATGCTGAACAAAACACACCTCAGAGAATTTGGGAAGCCAGGCcaaaggagcagcagcagagagaccTAGTAAGTGCCTTGAATCTGGAGTCCAAACTGGGCAACGCAAGAGATAGGGAAGTCAGAGAAATAGAGATGCTGGCAGCTGCCTCAGTGATGGATCAGGGAGACATCTCTCTTCTTATGATCTGTGAAGATGAAAGTAATCCTATAAACAACCCAGACAGAGGACTTGAAGAAGTTTGTTGTCAAGAGGAGCCTGAAAATCCAGAACCCAAGGACGATGAGAAAACCAGTACATTGGTAGAGTTAGATTTTGATCATGTTAGTGAGTCTTCAAAAGATCTTTGTGACTACGAAAAACACAAGATTTCAGAAGGATTGAGAGGCATGGTTGAGCAGCTGCACGAATCTGTTACCAAAGACATCGTGGGCATGGAGAAAACCATAGCTAAAGTCAAGGAACCAAAAGGAAGCATGCAAATGGGAGATGCTCTTCATTCTTACCGACTGATCAGCGTCATCAGCCACAGAGGGAACTCCCCGTGTGCAGGCCATTACATCAGCGACGTGTATGACTTTCAGAAGCAGGCCTGGTTCACGTATAGTGATCTGAGGGTGGCAGAAATCCCAGAGGCCATGGTGCAGGAGGCAAGGCTGCACAGTGGGTACATCTTTTTTTACATGCACAATGACATTTTTGAGGCACTTGTGAGCAAGGCAGAGAAGTCCCAACTAACCAGCCAACAGGAAGAGGTGTTCCTTCCAGGAGAATAA